GAGTTTTTAGCCAGGTGGTGCCTGAAAGCAAAGGGTTAGTCGGTGGTAAGTAAATCCCAGTTGGTGGTaatgcccttcccccagcataCAGCTCCTAGCACCGGGGGTGTTGTGACAGGGGAACGTGGATTTGCGTGTGCTCAGGGGGAATTACAGAGAAGTCGGTGACAACCCCTGGTCAGTGCGGTTTAATTATTCAGCCTCCTGTTTGTGGGAGGGGTTTGCTCTCCTGATTGGTGCCTGTGACTTCTACTGTCAGGAATTCACTTCTGTTTCCTATGTGTAAACTGGAGGTGATAAGGGGCTAAATTGCAGGGGACCCAATAGGCAAAGGCCCTGAATGAGTCCAGGGCCCAGTTATCCtgggtgctgaaggcacaggcCATGCCTTGGAGAGCTTGCAATCTAAGCACACAAGCAGGATGAGAGGGACGCTGACTTGCCCAGAGTCACACGAGGACCATGGCGGAAATGAGAGTAGAACCCAGGTTCTCAGTTTGGTGCATGACCTACTAGACCATTCCACCTCTCTCTAATGTCTATCCAGAGTTTGAGAAGTCTTGGATGAAAAGGGCTTGAGGGACACAGTATTTATGCAAACTGAAAATTGCCTTTGGCATCTGAAAATCAGTGGCCATTTGTATAGAAGCTAATCTGCCATTCCCAGCTTTGCTGCCTCTCATCCTGAGGGAAACTTAACATGAGTTCTTGTGGGGAATGGTTTGTTTCAGCTACCCAAGTTTTGGATGAAGGGGACTCTACTTCTGGAGGCTGCAGACCTGGAAGCAGTCCCAGAACCTGAGGATGATTCTGGATCAGAGGACAGGGCATGAACCTGCTTTTTTTATCTACTATCTGAGAAACTCCAAAGTTCCTTACAAACACAAATAATTTGAGTTTTGCACTCTGCACAGGGTAGATAAACTGTATTGCCAGATTGGAAAACTGAGACAGGGTTGACTTTTACCTGTAGTGAAAATGTATCCTGAGACAGATAAGGTTTCTCTCTGGCTGAGTGAACAGCACTGagaaatagaacccaggtgtcctgagtcCCAGTAATCTACTAGATCACATGGGGCCCTGATGGGCTTTTCCAGTCCTACCTCTTAGTGTCTCCATTCCACATATGGTGCCTGTGTTTTTAAAGCTCAGTCAGTCTGTGGGTATTGATGTCCTGTAgctaagttgtttttttttggtttgttttttttgtggtggtaGCTCTTAACATCCTAGGTCATGGAGCAAGATGTCATTGTTCtagacactgtacaaacagaTCCTTGTCCCAAAGGATCTGACAGTCTAAATACCTGAAGATTTTGTGCTCTGCTTCCAGGATCATCTTCACTGGCCTGCGCTGTATAACCCCATGTGTGTTCCCTGGGGGTTAGCATTGCATTTTTCTGGTGCATTTTCACTTTGCTTTGTACATATAATGTCCATACCCCCTTCTCCCAGCATTTGTCACCTGTTGTGATGATTCCAGTTATCTGGCATGATCAATATTACCACCTTGGTAGTATTGTTTTGGCCTTTAGTTACATTCACTGGGAGTCCAACTCCCTCTGCAGCATCCTTCTATTGCAGTGCATGACAGAAACTATGGAATGATGTGGATTCCTAATGTTGTGGTGTTCTGGTTTCTCTTCCAGTTTTGTGAGCATCACCTGCTATCCCTGAACATGTATGCCTGTGCTAAATTCGTCTCTGCTCCTGCCCTAGTGAGTAGCAGAAAATCACTTTTATTCATTCTAATACTAGGCATTTAAGCAAAACTTTGTTTTCAACATATCAGCTAatctgcacagcccctgccacacAGGTAAGTGCTATTCCCATTGTGTaggcagggaaactgagacacatgTACCTGCACTCTCCCATCAAGTGAACAGCAAAGCTAGGAATAGAACCCTGGAGCCCTGACTCCCAACCCTGTTCTCCCTTTTTCAACATAAAGGCAGCGTGTCCCACGAGATTTCACACCCCTGTGTATTTAAGGGTGGCTAAAGCCTGGCTCAGATGCAGCATGGCCAGCCTCGTTTTCAATGTGGAAGTAAGGACTATGGGTATTATTGCTGCTGTGCATGCTGGGAACTGTAGTGTCCACAGACCACACTTCAGTGTCAGATATGAGTGGAGCTGCTGTCTCCATCTTAGCCACTTACCAGTGAATAACTCGGACACCCCAGTTTAGAAGTTGCCCTTAGCAGGCCAGATAATTGTAACCATTTCTTTTTGCATCTAATTAGTAGAGTGGCATTTCCTGCTTGTCTCTGAAGGTGTAATAAAACTTCCTTCTGAGCTAAGCTGTCTGCTGCTATGTTGAAGTTGCTGACCCATTAGATTCATAATTGGCTGCTGGCTTTAGTAATGCTTCCGTTATCTGCCTGCCCTCAGGAGGACCCATACATCAGGGCTGGGTTATTCCCATAACACACCTGGGGGTGTCAAGGCATCCCTGAGCATGCTTTGAGCTTTGCTCCACCCAAGGCTGTGGCACACCTCCAAGACACACTTTTGTGTACACTCAGCCACTTTTTTCCTTTCCGCACTATTCTACTGTACATGGGCCCTGCTTGGTTACGTGCTGCAACTTAGTTTCAGGAGCCTGACACTAATTGAATTCCTGCCCTGATCTGCTGAGCTCAGTCCAGGTGATTACAACAGAGTAAGAGCTGCCCCAGCCTTCTGTTTCATCAGTCAGTAGGTGAACATCAGAAAaaccatactgtgtcagaccaagggtctgtctagcccagcatcctgtctttgGACAGAAGCCAATGCCTGACGCCctggagggagtgaacagaatacataatcacaaaagcaatccttctcctgacatccatttccaaccccTGACAAACAgatgccagggacaccattcctaccgaccctggctaatatccattgatggaccgatccaccatgaatgtatctagttctttttttgagccctgttaaagtcttggtctttacAATCTCCTCTGGCAAGTTGGACAGAGGAACACTGATTAACTGAAGTGCTTCCAACTATCTCTGGGCTAGCAAGTGCCAGCAATAAGTTGATTCCATGGTAGACAAGAAGCACTCTCCATTTCTATCTAAGTGTGTGGAGTTTAGGTGAGAGTGAACTGACTCTTGGACGGTACCTGTCTGCCTCAGGGTAGGTGACTGCAATATCTCCCGGTTGAGTTCCCCCCGTCCTCCCTCTTCCTCTTCGTTTCTGTGTTACTCTTGTGTTGGCGTTCCAGGCAGGCATAAATTCACCTTGACTCTAGCTGGTTTCCAGGTCATGGTTATTCTGTGTCACTGTTATTCAGCCAGCTCCATGGGTAAGAGGGATTACGCTGCCTTTGTAATGGGTGGTCCTGGGCCATACTAGTTCATAATGGGACAGCATTCAGGGTAGCCCTCTTCCCTTGGGTTGTCTTAGCATGGCCTGTGCTGTGGGAAAACAGGGAAACTGGAGAGCAGTGATTTGAGCCCTGACATCTCtgggcttggcagttcatagcccttGAACCTCTGAGTGTGCGGTCAGTtatgaaagttaaaaaaattgCCTGAGTcctggcacctctttcattatGAATTAAACACAGCTCGAGAgtaagttttgttggaacacatTAAAATACAGCACTAACAACATGATGCCAGTGCTGCCCTCGAGATAAGTGCTGCTTTTCTTCTGCCCCACAGAAGACATGGAGTGCTACTTTCAGCCATAGATTTGATGGCAGTTGCTCCCACTTATGCCGGAGCTGGATTTGACCCAGAGAGCTGCTGTCTAGCATTCACGGCCTGGGGTTCTAGAGATGCTCAGCCCCTCTAAGGATCAGGCTATTAGTGTCTATCCAGACACCAGAGGGGCCTTCTTGCAGATGAACTGCAGGATACATCCAGTTTCGACTTGGGGCATGAGCTTCTCCGTTGTCCCTGAAAATAATTCAGTCACTCTGAATTGGGTCAGCTTCAGCTCCCAATTGGAGGGGGTGTGTCACATATTGCCTGCTGTGTGAATGCTGCAGCCCCCTACAGGGCTGTAAAGTCAAAGAAATATTGCTCTAGGTCCTTTCTGGTAACTAATTAGTCTCAACATCACTGAGCTGACTGGTTATTTCAGGAAGCTGGTACTGGATATCTAGTAGGGACTCTACTCTGCATTGCCTCTCCAGCAGAGTAGCTTGTCTGAATGACCGCTTTGTCTGTTTGCAGGTGAGGAACAGCtcaaggctgctgtgcagacccGTCTCTGCCTCCGTGCTGAGCAGGCCTGAGGCCAGGACAGATGAGGTACAAAACTGAGCTTGGACCTTGAAGTTGGAGGGGATCCTTAGAGCTTGGATTGACTTAAGCATTGGGACCAGCAGGGGGCGTTCAGAGCAAATATTCCACTCCATAGCATCGGTGACTatagcaggggtctcaaacttgTCTGAGATTAGTTTGAGATCCCTGGACTAGTGTGAAACAAAGGTGGAAATtcctgctggggggggtgagatTGATCTGTCAGGCTTTTGGTCTTAATCACTGAGAGCAGCATCTTACAAGTAAGATCTAGGCAACAGAAGAAAGCATATTAGCATTGCACCAAGCTGTGCCTTGCAGAAAGGCTCCTTCCGGGGTTGGTGATGCAATAGGAGTTGCTCTTTCTTACATATCCACTATGAACCAGTCCCCCATCATGGCACTAGAGGGTGCTGTGCTTCTGCAAGCTGCATTTCAGATGAGGTGTAATGGTGAGATCATGACCACTTGTGGTCATTTAAAAATCCTCTGGCACATGCAAGGTTagccccagagtcccagccagCTGTCAGCTTCTAATTAGTCTGGTCCCACAAATTCCTCACATAGGCTCAACTGAGAAGTCGCTTCCTGACCAGAAGTATTCTGCAGTGCTAACTAGCCACCAAATTCCACCCCAGCTATGGCTGCAGTTCAGTTGTGGGTGAAGAACTTAAGAGGCATCATGTATTAAAATGTGGAAAGCACTTTGGGCTCCTTCAGGTGAAAAGCATTATAGAAGTGACAGGGAGCGGTGGTGGATACAGCAACAGCACTAAACTACAGACTGTTGTGAGGCCAATATCTCAGGAATGGCTAAGGCTAGAGGCCAGTACTTAATAATGCTGAAAATCCAACTTGCCAGTAGTTTTAAGGTATTTGTTTGCAGGCCTAATGAGCCACAAGACTGTCGCTTACTAAAGTCCCAGGGAGATCAGCATTGCCCTTgtgcatggggaaactgaggcaccaaaagGAAGCAATTTGCCAGAGGATACAAAAGTCTGAGATCTGAGCTTAAGTGGCTCCCAGTTCTGTGGTTCACTGCACTAATTATGCCCTTCTCTTTAGCCTAACTCGCAACCTCATCCTCCTATGAAGTCAGCTCTCCAAGTTGCAGGAAGCTTGGATTCTTGTGCGCCTTATTCTCCAGTGCTGATGTTTCCATAGCTATGGAAAAATTCCTCTAACACTTCATCTCCAGctgactctctctctcatccTAGCTTGGCTCTACCCACGTGACCCAGAATGCCCTCCTCCAAGCCATGCACCGGGAATTCCACACCAGCACAGTTTCCCAGGACATTGACACAGCAGCGAAGTTCATCGGTGCTGGTGCTGCCACCGTTGGGGTAGCCGGCTCTGGCGCTGGCATTGGAACTGTATTCGGCAGCCTCATTATTGGCTATGCCAGGTAAGGAGTGAGGCCTGCCTCTGTCAACTCTTCCCCTGATTTAACAGTGCCTATTTGTGTAGGCAGGGCTAGGAGAGCAGTAGTTAACAGGCAGACTGCTGGCCAGATCTGGACTATTAGGTGCTTTTGAACAGACCCTCAAATCTTTATTTACATGCTAGTATCAGTTGGGTGTcttattattttctctggagtctaAACCTTggctataccttgaccaagaaatcTGGACCTTGACAAACAATAATTGACTGCCTCTGACTTCCCAGCAGGCACTTGAGTCAGGGAGCAAGTGAAAACAAGACTCATAAGAGCTGTTGTAAGGGAAAGGCTGCAAAGAGTGAATTGTCTCCTGGTCTTCCTGTGTATTCATGTGGGACCTGGATTCTTTAAGTTCTCCTTTTGCAGCCTTGGCCTGTTAAGATGGCAGCTCCTTAAGTTATACTCTCTTTAAAAGGAATTGATTTCTTTGAGCCTTGATAGTGTTTGGTCTGTTACACTCCTCCAGAGTTTTGCCCTCTGTTTTGGCCAATGCTCTTGGCTCTGTCAGCGGAAGTGATCATAAACTGCCCATGATGAGTATTCCCAAACTGACTGCTCCTTTGTGTAAGCAGATGATTTGGGGTAGTGACAAGACAGCTGAGGACTTTTACTGGATACCAGCCCCTTCCTGTCTAGGGCACAGATTCAGATCCAGCCTGAAACCAGCCACCCTCTGAGATAAAAATGAATCTGGTGGGTTTTACTTTCATTTTTTGGTGAGGGGAGCGtgctctctcccctccagctctagTGGGTGCTTTTCAGTGGGCCGCGGAGACCAGAATTCCCCTAGAGGGGTTATCGTTGAGCAGGGTGAAGTATGCTGCTGGGGGACGTTGGGCACTTCCCCTGCTGTGCCTCTTCTGGCAGCCTGAGTTCACATTCGCTCCTCGGCGTCATGGGTTGTTCCAAGGAGCCTGTTGGTGGCTCTGAAACAAGGAGGGATTTTAACACTTCATCCTGCTTGGGGAGCTCCTTGTAATGGTCAGGGTGGGTTTTGGTTTCTCATCCTACTACCCTAGGCCTGTGATGCCCCAATCTAATTCCAGTGCTGTTGCCTGGGACTAAAAGCCCTGCACAGACAGTCAAGCTTAGCTGAGACAATCACATGCTTGTCAGATATGTGAACTTGGGACTCTTGAATCTAAAGCATTCTGAAGTGAGTACGATTCTCAGCTGGGAGTAACTCTGCAGCCAGCAATTGGTACAGTGCCCCCTGGTGGGAAAGGCTGGGACTGCAGTAGTTCTGAATGTTCCCAGTCTTTTGGCAGGGGAGATCTAGGACTCACCCACCCTCATGACCCTGCACTGAACTGATTTTTGCTCTGACTAATAGGAGCTGGTCCTGTGGATAAGCCAGAAAGGGTTGATCGAGAGCCATTGGGAGTTGTCAGTGCTTAACTTGCGGTTGAGTGGCTGTCTCTGGCTGATGCCCAGAGacaccctgctctgcctccatgCTTGAAGATGTAGCTGAGCCTTGGGCTGACAGTGAATGAGGGGTGCTTGCTGTGCTCCACTgactgctgctttcttcctcccTTCACAGAAACCCGTCCTTGAAACAGCAGCTGTTCTCCTATGCCATCCTGGGCTTTGCACTCTCGGAAGCCATGGGGCTC
This sequence is a window from Carettochelys insculpta isolate YL-2023 chromosome 29, ASM3395843v1, whole genome shotgun sequence. Protein-coding genes within it:
- the ATP5MC2 gene encoding ATP synthase F(0) complex subunit C2, mitochondrial, which gives rise to MYACAKFVSAPALVRNSSRLLCRPVSASVLSRPEARTDELGSTHVTQNALLQAMHREFHTSTVSQDIDTAAKFIGAGAATVGVAGSGAGIGTVFGSLIIGYARNPSLKQQLFSYAILGFALSEAMGLFCLMVAFLILFAM